One segment of Geomonas ferrireducens DNA contains the following:
- a CDS encoding winged helix-turn-helix transcriptional regulator → MNGDDEKVLDTYRSFLLLSEISGDQQLSQRELAKRLGIALGLVNSYLKNLVAKGFVRVANFPRNRYAYLLTPKGFAEKSRLAYQHLSYFSGLYTVARQDYLKLFKSLSAQGVEKVAFCGIDEVAEIAYLSLKEAGLELTVAMDAENAGGKFFGNTIVSPAIGLLSGNHSIVITSMKRGQALREELLRIGVEPERIHQAVKL, encoded by the coding sequence ATGAACGGTGATGATGAAAAGGTTTTAGATACTTATCGCTCTTTCCTCCTCCTTTCGGAGATCTCCGGCGATCAGCAACTCTCGCAACGCGAGCTGGCGAAACGCCTCGGCATCGCTTTGGGGCTGGTCAACTCCTACCTGAAGAACCTAGTTGCGAAGGGGTTCGTCCGGGTCGCCAACTTCCCCAGGAACCGCTACGCGTATCTCCTCACCCCCAAAGGTTTCGCCGAAAAAAGCCGGCTCGCCTATCAACACCTGAGCTACTTCTCCGGCCTCTACACAGTTGCCCGCCAGGACTACTTGAAGCTTTTCAAGTCGCTCTCGGCGCAAGGCGTGGAAAAGGTGGCTTTCTGCGGCATCGACGAGGTTGCGGAGATCGCCTACCTTTCCCTGAAGGAAGCGGGGCTCGAGCTTACCGTGGCAATGGACGCCGAGAATGCAGGAGGGAAATTCTTCGGCAACACAATAGTCTCTCCGGCTATCGGTCTTCTGTCAGGCAATCACAGCATTGTCATCACATCCATGAAGCGTGGCCAAGCCTTACGCGAGGAACTGCTGCGCATCGGCGTCGAGCCTGAGCGGATTCACCAGGCGGTGAAGTTATGA
- a CDS encoding flippase has protein sequence MNQAWVGYLPAFLRKKVEGRHELQKVLSNTGWLFGDRLLRMGIGLFVGIWIARYLGPTQYGLLSYAASMIAVFSAIAVLGLDSIVVREIVREPESEREILGTVLTLRLLASFSAYILTVATTLLLRPDDRLSQILVAVMGWAMIFGSFDTIDLWFQSKVLSKFVVYAKNTAFLIASIVRVVLVVIKAPVVAFAAANSLEFGLAAIGLCYVYRSNGQMISQLRTSWTLARRLLRDCWPLVLSSVIFMVYLRIDQIMLGQMATSHELGIYASAVKIAEIWFFIPTAIVSSVFPNIVRAREVDEKEFYNRLQKLYNLLAFLGYAIAIPTTFLASIVVYLFYGEAYASAAPMLVLLIWSDVFANLAVARNTFLMAMNWTRVLLVMTFLGAAANIALNFWWVPKYGGIGAAAASLISYWFAAHGGCFLYKPLRRTGGMLTRALIYPRFW, from the coding sequence ATGAATCAGGCATGGGTTGGCTATCTTCCCGCCTTCCTAAGGAAAAAGGTGGAGGGTAGGCACGAACTACAGAAGGTTCTCAGCAACACAGGGTGGCTTTTCGGCGACCGACTGCTCCGAATGGGCATCGGGCTCTTCGTCGGAATCTGGATTGCCCGCTACCTGGGGCCGACCCAGTACGGCCTGCTGAGCTATGCCGCCTCGATGATAGCGGTGTTCTCGGCGATAGCAGTGCTCGGGCTCGACTCCATCGTCGTCCGGGAAATAGTGAGAGAACCCGAGAGCGAGCGGGAGATCCTCGGTACCGTTCTAACCCTGCGCCTGCTGGCAAGTTTCTCCGCATACATCCTGACCGTCGCCACCACCTTATTGCTGCGCCCCGATGACCGTTTGTCCCAGATCCTTGTCGCCGTCATGGGATGGGCCATGATTTTCGGCTCGTTCGACACCATTGACCTGTGGTTTCAGTCCAAGGTCTTGTCGAAGTTCGTCGTTTATGCAAAAAACACCGCATTTCTCATCGCGTCCATCGTACGGGTGGTGCTTGTAGTTATCAAGGCGCCTGTAGTTGCTTTTGCGGCAGCCAATTCACTGGAATTCGGCCTCGCGGCCATCGGCCTTTGCTACGTATATCGCAGCAACGGGCAGATGATCAGCCAACTCAGGACGAGCTGGACCCTCGCACGAAGGTTACTTCGCGACTGCTGGCCCCTCGTCTTGTCGAGCGTAATTTTCATGGTGTATCTGCGTATCGACCAGATCATGCTTGGGCAGATGGCGACCTCGCATGAGCTCGGCATCTACGCCTCAGCCGTGAAGATCGCTGAAATTTGGTTCTTCATCCCGACAGCGATCGTGTCGTCGGTCTTTCCCAATATCGTGCGGGCGAGGGAAGTGGACGAGAAGGAGTTTTACAACCGTCTGCAGAAGCTTTACAACCTCCTTGCGTTCCTTGGGTACGCGATTGCCATTCCAACCACGTTCTTAGCGAGCATTGTCGTTTACCTCTTCTATGGTGAGGCATACGCAAGCGCTGCGCCTATGCTGGTGCTCCTTATCTGGAGTGATGTCTTTGCCAATCTTGCAGTAGCCAGGAACACTTTTCTTATGGCGATGAACTGGACCAGGGTCCTCCTCGTGATGACGTTTCTGGGGGCTGCGGCGAACATCGCCTTGAACTTTTGGTGGGTGCCGAAGTACGGCGGAATCGGTGCGGCGGCCGCTTCATTGATTTCCTATTGGTTCGCGGCGCACGGCGGTTGCTTTCTTTACAAGCCGTTGCGCAGAACCGGCGGCATGTTGACTCGGGCCTTGATCTACCCACGATTCTGGTAG
- a CDS encoding DUF362 domain-containing protein, with protein sequence MHLDESIVGLASMTGKKLDYRDLDGIQELLRQVSHEVCLANAAPDLPLAGIVKPGSSVLLKPNWVLHQNFSGKGNDCLVTHPNFVLAVLKEVFSCSPKKVVIGDAPVQGCVFDNIVTESWRKEVEKIATCPYEIVDFRRTVLKEGGLAAGQVTDARPEERFLLFDLKGDSLLEPVSKKNVAFRITCYDPDILAKRHHKGRHQYLLCKEPFESDVIINLPKVKTHKKAGLTAALKNLVGINGNKEYLPHHRVGSRVEGGDCYRQLSPLKRVAEYCLDEANRNIGTQACSRWMKGFESLIKVRSRFGDTEIEGGWYGNDTVWRMALDLNRIALYGRPDGTMSDEKQRHIYSIADGIIGGQGEGPLAPDPLELGICTLAASSAYADLVHSYLMGLDFRKIPLVREAFGDFRFPLVPRDAASCRVAARQRLYQPMEVAAEFGRRATPARGWQGHIEL encoded by the coding sequence ATGCACCTCGATGAGTCCATCGTCGGCCTCGCCTCGATGACGGGGAAGAAATTAGACTATCGCGACCTGGATGGGATACAGGAACTATTGCGGCAAGTGTCGCATGAGGTTTGTCTTGCAAACGCGGCACCTGACCTGCCTCTAGCCGGCATCGTAAAACCCGGGAGCTCGGTTCTCCTGAAGCCGAACTGGGTGCTTCACCAGAATTTCAGTGGCAAAGGGAACGACTGCCTCGTTACGCATCCCAACTTCGTCCTTGCGGTGCTGAAAGAGGTGTTCAGCTGCTCCCCTAAGAAAGTGGTCATAGGGGATGCGCCGGTGCAGGGTTGCGTGTTCGATAACATCGTCACGGAGAGCTGGCGCAAAGAGGTCGAAAAAATAGCAACCTGCCCGTACGAAATCGTCGACTTCAGAAGGACCGTCCTGAAAGAAGGCGGGCTGGCAGCCGGGCAGGTGACCGACGCGCGTCCTGAGGAGAGGTTTCTTCTGTTTGACCTCAAAGGGGACAGTCTTCTGGAACCGGTAAGCAAGAAGAACGTCGCTTTCCGGATAACCTGCTACGACCCTGACATTCTCGCCAAGCGTCATCACAAAGGGAGACACCAGTACCTGCTGTGCAAAGAACCCTTTGAAAGCGACGTCATCATCAATCTGCCGAAAGTGAAAACGCATAAGAAAGCGGGGCTGACCGCGGCACTGAAAAATCTGGTGGGCATCAACGGGAACAAGGAATATCTGCCCCATCACCGTGTCGGGAGCCGGGTCGAGGGAGGAGACTGCTACCGGCAGCTCTCCCCCCTGAAAAGGGTTGCGGAATACTGCCTGGACGAGGCGAATAGAAACATCGGGACGCAGGCTTGTTCGAGATGGATGAAAGGGTTCGAGTCGCTTATAAAGGTGCGCTCCCGGTTCGGCGATACCGAGATCGAGGGGGGCTGGTACGGCAATGACACGGTCTGGCGGATGGCGCTCGACCTGAACAGGATCGCGCTTTACGGCAGGCCGGACGGCACCATGTCCGATGAAAAGCAAAGGCACATCTATTCCATTGCTGACGGGATCATCGGGGGGCAGGGGGAAGGGCCTCTGGCGCCGGACCCGTTGGAACTGGGTATCTGCACCCTGGCCGCTTCGTCCGCCTACGCCGACCTCGTTCACAGTTACCTGATGGGGTTGGATTTCAGGAAGATCCCACTGGTGCGGGAGGCTTTCGGGGATTTCCGATTCCCGTTGGTCCCACGGGATGCGGCGTCCTGCCGGGTGGCGGCACGGCAGAGGCTGTACCAGCCGATGGAAGTCGCGGCCGAATTCGGACGAAGGGCGACCCCTGCGAGAGGGTGGCAAGGACACATTGAGTTATAG